TTCTTTCATTTATGATAACATGCATTAAACTAGATTTGGATTACACATGCATGTTTACTGAATTTGAACCCGAGTAATGACCATTAGATATTTTATGATCCTGAATTCCTGATCATTAAACTCTTTAAACTTAATTAGAACAATACATCATTAAAAACCTAACTAATGGGCTTCTTTAATTTGTTTGGCTGGTGAAGGTGGGCATTAGTGAAGGACAAGGAGGTGGCAAAGAAGATGGTTGAGTACATAACAGTGAACTCCATTGGTGTGTCTAAGGAGTCACAGATTCGAACCGCTAAGATTCTCAAAGTTCTTAAGGAGACATGTAAGAGCGAAACCGAGAACTTCTTCGAGTATGGTCATGAGATGATGAAAAACCGTTGGGAGAAGCTTCGTGGAGTGGTGAAGGAAAGCGATGTCTTCTCTCTTCCTAAGTACCCTGAAGCCTATTGCAACTTTTTTGGCAAAACACTCGGATCTTATCCtggtaattaaaaataaattattcactTGACGAcaagtgttttgttttgttgtagcagatggttgttttgtaaattgAATAAGACGTAACGGTCGGTGTTTTAATTTTGGTTGCAGCGTTTGCGTGGCTGGGGACGAAAGAAGAGACGGATCTGGTTAACGAATTGAGGAGACGTAAGGTTATGAGCAGAGCAGGTGAACGTTGTGGTTCTGACAAGAAGCATGTCAGAGTCAGTATGCTTAGTCATGAAGATgttttcaatgtgtttctcgAGAGGCTTGCAAACATGAAGCTCATTAAAAGCATTGACCTATAAAAAGCTTTCATTTCATATGTATATAGTCCTTGTTCAAAAACTCGGTCGCCTAGCCGAGTAATCGGCCGAGTAATCGTAAGCCGTGTGCTCACCGTAGCGAGTTGAACCAATTCGGTTGGTTTCTACAGTCCACCGAGTTATACCCGCGGAGACCGTATTTTAAGCGTGGAATTGTAAATCgttggaacaaaaaaaatcgGTCATATTAACTTAGTATAATTTGGCCCAATATTAAAGGCCCATTAGTAATAAAAAAGTGAATTTTTCACCTATTTTTCCCTTTCCCGAGAACAGAACTGGAAATCTTTGGACAGTGACGTTGGTTTTGTTCTTACCACCCAAGCCCCAAGAGTGAGAGATCTATATGATGATGACTTTGAATCAGAAGATGAAGATATTGTGGACATGGAGTTTGAACCTGATGTCTTCCAGGAAAATCCTGTCTTTCATAATTTACAGCCTCTTCGACAAGGTAAATTGAATGCATTGTCTGTCTTTAGTTTCTCTAACTAGGATTTTACATGTTTTCCTGTTTTTGTCTTCACTTTCAGATACATAAGTTGTGACTTCATGTTATCAAGCTGTGACTTCTTCTAACGCATCAACTCCACTACAAGATCAagattaatatatttgtttgatttttggaGAATAGAGGATTGAAAGTGCAATCCtaaatttctttttgttgttcTCAAgatcaaaacaatatattttgtcTCTTGTAAGTGGATTATATTTTGTATGATGTGAACTAAAAGAAGTAGAATTATATTTTGTGATCTAATTGGTATCTATTCCTCTGACTTTTAGTATCAATGATGTGTTTTTCATAAATaagtattatataatttttttatattatatgtatgaAATGTGGTATCATACGTACAATACCGTATTATACATGAATTATACATCTAATAGTACAAAAAATTCCTCCCCGCGTACTCCCCGATTTTTTTCCGGTTTTTCAAAAAATCGCTAGGCCCATGTGTGCCGCACGCGTAGCGCCTAGCGAGTTTCCGAACAAGGTATATAGTTAATGGTTATGAAAAAGCCATATAACAAATAGCATCCCCAGTGggttcaaatttataattttttattattaatttttttgtttgatttaaaaaaaaatcgaaccaATCGCGAACCCACATTTCGTGGGGCCCGTGAAACAGTGATGAACTCGCCGGACGCAGGTTCACTGGAGAGAACTGAGGAGAGGCAGGTTCGTCACTgttcattattttaatatatttttttttggagtttAAGTGAACTCCCCATAAATTCACtaatggagatgctctaaggtcTTTTTTTACTAGTAGTTTTTAGCTTATCCTAGATGAATtgtcaaatcaaaccaatttataattttataccaTAACTCATATATCTAATTCAAATAGTAAATAAAGCttctatttaattattatatatatatgtatatatattataaattaattaattttcttaataaataaaaaataaaatattaactaattattataatctatttaaatttgtaaatatttatattcgtgcatgtgttttcaaaatattaatcgATATGTTTGCTAATCTAATTTCAATCTATCAACACAtctgttttctatgttttgagaaaacatatatcaggtgtcatataattttatatatttacaaagtaCAGTAAAGATGTAGAACCAAACCAAATGCCATTAACAATATATGCATTAACAATATGGTTTAATTTGGCACAATATATgcatcttaacatattaaaatgaATAACTGATTTGATCATAATTATTATGTTCAAAATCATATGTCTAATTAATAGGATAACATctcaatatttaataaatttatttttgtccGGGAGTATTCGAGATTTGTCCAACCATTTCATAGGTTCGGGATAACACAtgttaatcaaatatatatatatatatatatatatttgttccataacaaatattttctgtttgcttttcatatgtataaaaaaaaatgatttaagcttataaacaaataaaaataaaatattaattaatttcgttattttaaaaatatttatactcaGTTATCTAGAATATGCAGAAATAATAAACGTTCACATTATGTGGACATAGAACGTAAATATATTAAGGTGAAATTTATCATTTACTTTTAGGTAAATGGTTCCAGTTTCAACTTATCCAAATGTTAGAATTAAATCctattgaaaaaattaaatttaaaagattaatatctataaaatccAATAAAATGGGCtgaatgaaaaaagaagaagaagataattgatctaataagaaaaaaacaccACTTATAAAAGAGAGGTATTTTGGAATATCTCATTATATTAAGGTTGAATTTATAATTTAcaatgaaaaaagaagaagaatataatTTGTCTAATAAGAATAAACACCAGTTATAAAAGAGAGGTATTTTTGAATACCTCATTGGTTGTCACTACATCATCTCTTCCTcagtctatctctctctctattctctgcCTTGATCGAACCCTGAGGTCGAGCATAGCCCTCGTACCAAATGAGCTAAACGATCAGGCACTCGTTTCGTTAAAaggttatatatttattttatcagttCTGTAAGTGAAGATGATTTATTTGAGTCTAATAAGCCCATCTTGTAATAGGCTTCAAAGAAACCACTCAGAGTTGGTCGACAAAACTGTAGCCCATTATTAAATAGGCCTAGTTTCAATGAATGTGACTGATCTCAGCAGCCAGATAACATATTAATTTCAAGTAACTGGTCTGATTGAATTTATGTAATAAAAACGTATTCTAACGGTTTACAACGAGAGATATGTATCCCATATCTGAAATTCATTCAGAcattaagaaatatataaaggGTTCGGACCAATCTACCATGTTAGATTCGagtttattatgggcttccaacttaaaacaaATTTGTGATCAGTGGATTGatcctaaccctttatatattatttaatgtctCAATAAATTTCCGATGTGGAATATATATCTCTAATTAAATCAAGAAGTCTCTCCACGTCGACTCGCTGTGTTCTTCTTCATGTCTCCGGTTTACTTTCACCGACTGCAACGGCCGACATTCACATTCGTGGCGACTGAAGCTCCCCGGTGGTCTGAAGATAACAAATATCTTTGGgtttaaagaaaaaacagtCGTTGGGTTTAAAAAAAGACAATAAGAGCAAGATGTGACAGCAAATTGTTAGAAGAGTGCTTGTGTACGGGGCATGCTCACCCTTGTTGGAAAAAAGGACAGCCTTAGGCCTCCATTTTTCAATTACAATTTAGGGCCCCATTTTTACTAAATATGCATTCATTTATGGTTTAATGGAATGCACAATAAACAAGTTATGTGAAATATTGTTAGAAATAACTATGTTCATGTATAtattccatataaatatatgtttcattttaattttaattttacaaagaaaaaacttTTTAGATTTCATTATTCGGTTTTGCTGTATGCACTCTTATGATTTTCTACATTTTGTTCTTAActcattaattttaaattacttcatattttcataaaatagttatatgatttatactagttttttgttttgttaaaggGCTTATGATTTATACTTGTTGCAgtaggattaaaaaaaaatcatgttttttgcCTTAGGCCTCTCAAATTGTAGGCACGGTAGTACTGCTTATGTATTAGAGACTTAAGTCTCAGACAAGACCCCTTAGTGATGAACAGGCTTTTaaggtgtttgatactatgttAAGATCATGTAACCAACCATCTTTCATTCTCTAAATCTGACTTAAAAATCCATTGGTGAGCTCATGTTCGGGTACTGGACTTTAAATAGTTATcgaaagtttcaaactttataCAATTTTCAGCTTGTTTGGTTATGATTTTGGATACCCTTCTTGGTTCTTAATTAGCTTTGTATAAAGTTTGGAGTCTCGACATACACCATTCCGgttcttttttaaatttatagagAAACCTACTGTTTTGGTTGTTGTTGAAAACCGAGTGTTGTTACAGAGTGGACAACACAACATAAATGATTGTTGTGAATGCATGTACAGAATCTGGTGAAGAAGTGTTATATATGTGATTAACAATTCATCGTAGTGGAGTTATTTCATATGATTCCTATTCAGCTCGAGGATTATTAGTCACGTCAAAGATTCTGAGGGAGTCGCTCTTTGTGTTGAAGACAATgggaaagaaacaaaagagtcaGTGTCCGGAGAATGAACGTGGAACGGTTCTATAAGTTGTGGcgcaaaaatataaagaaacagAGTCCATACAAAGTCTCTAACTTTTGTTTTATCCGTTGTGAAGCATCAATAGAAAATAGATACGCATAAAGCTACAAAGAGTCTTTTGTTTCGTCTTTTTGCGCTCACCTAATGCCACATGATCTGATCGTGATCTCGACGAGTGTCCAAATTCACGTCAGACACCCAATTGTAATCTGCTGAATATTATTTACACAAATTATCTCATATAAATAAAGTAATGCATTAAGCAAGCAAGCGCACTCAAGTCTTTCTTTGGATTGGAGGTGACGAAACTGAGCCGAAGGTTAGGTAAGTCTAAGATTGATAACTTTTCTTAATCGACTCAAAAGTCAAATCTCTGTTTTAGATCATGAATCTTGTGTTTATGAATAGTTATTATAGAGTACTGACACGATTAGTTCTATTGATAGTACCTATACAAACCCAGGAGTAAAGAAGGGTTTAGCTCCGTTTCACTTTATGATTAGTCTCGTTATAAACTCTGTTTTGGTCTTTGTAGTTTAAATTTTTGCCGCTGTGAATCTGTGATTACTTCATCAACTTATTATACACCTGCTTGTATTGGTTTTGTAGGTGTTATTGATTAAGTGTGTGATTAAGCAAGGTCTTTTGCTTTCTGCGTAAAAAGTCAATTCTGAAAATGTCTCTCAAGGCATTAGACTACGAATCACTGAACGAAAACGTGAAGAACTGTCAGTATGCAGTCAGAGGCGAACTCTATCTCCGTGCTTCCGAGCTTCAGAAAGAAGGCAAAAAGGTAACAGATTCTGTTATGCCCTTTGCAAAATTCATGAGCTTTCATTTGCTCTTATTAACCTGATTAACATATGCAACAGATCATTTTCACAAACGTTGGAAACCCTCATGCGTTAGGACAGAAGCCTCTGACATTTCCTCGTCAGGTGGTTGCTCTATGCCAAGCTCCATTTCTGCTAGACAATCCAAATGTTGGCATGATATTCCCAGCAGACGCTATTGCAAGAGCTAAGCATTATCTTTCCTTAACCTCTGGTGGTCTTGGTATGTCCTTACTACACAGAAACTCAGTAGCTATCCATTGCTTATGtctacaagtttttttttaaaaagcaatTTTTCTTTAATCTTTAAATCAGGTGCTTACAGTGACTCAAGAGGCCTTCCCGGAGTTCGAAAGGAAGTTGCTGAGTTCATCCAACGGCGTGATGGATATCCAAGGTAATATCTTCCACAAGTCCGGGATACCCCCaagttaataataattttaaaaaatatcctGAAGCCTTTGACTTCTTACCATCAAACTACAGCGATCCGGAACTCATATTTCTAACTGATGGAGCTAGCAAAGGAGTGATGCAAATCTTAAACTGTATCATACGCAACCAGAAAGACGGAGTAATGAACCTGTTTCTCTGTATAAGAcatttcttttggttttattaggCTCACAAGCTTTTCTTGGTTGGTTAGATTCTGGTTCCAGTGCCACAGTATCCACTCTACTCAGCTACCATATCTCTGTTAGGAGGCACTCTTGTACCTTACTATCTTGAAGAGACTGACAACTGGGGACTTGATGTTAACAACCTTCGCCAATCTGTTGCTCAGGCTCGCTCTCAAGGAATAACAGTCAGTATATTCTTCTTCTCGAAACTGTTTTGATGCAGAGGCttctttatttgattaatacacATGGCTAATGGCAGGTAAGGGCAATGGTGATCATTAACCCCGGAAACCCAACTGGTCAGTGTCTAAGCGAAGCTAACTTAAGAGAGATATTGAAGTTCTGTTGTGACGAGAGATTGGTTCTACTTGGAGACGAAGTCTATCAGCAGAACATATACCAAGATGAAAGACCCTTCATCAGCTCCAAGAAAGTAATCATTTTCATTTGTGTTTCATTACTCTATGGGAACATAACATATGTGAGATTAATCTTTTTTGTCTTAGAAAAGGTTTTGATGGATATGGGAGCACCGTTGAGCAAGGAAGTTCAGCTCATATCTTTCCACACAGTTTCAAAAGGATACTGGGGTGAATGTGGGCAACGAGGTGGTTACTTCGAGATGACAAACATCCCCCCAAGGGTTTGTGCCCTGACCGTGTTGGTTTTGGTAATAAcgttttttgttttggtaataattttttggttaatGCAGACCGTTGAGGAGATATACAAGGTTGCATCTATAGCTCTTAGTCCCAACGTCTCTGCGCAGATATTTGTAAGGCTCTTTTGTTAGTTTTCTTAGTAACTAAAACGGTTCCGTGGCTGAAGAAGCCTATGGTTTTGTCTTTGTGCAGATGGGTttaatggttagtccaccaaagCCTGGAGACATTTCATATGACCAGTTCGTCCGTGAAAGGTAATGTTATACTCTAGATGAACATTGAATTGATTAAGGATCAAGATATTTcagaaactttattttaacaGCAAGGGAATACTAGAGTCACtgagaagaagagcaaggatCATGACTGATGGGTTCAACAGCTGCAAAAACGTTGTCTGTAACTTCACGGAAGGTGCAATGTATTCGTTTCCTCAGATAAAGTTGCCACCGAAAGCAATCCAAGCAGCGAAACAAGCTGGAAAGGTTCCTGATGTTTTCTACTGCCTTAAGCTCTTAGAAGCCACGGGAATCTCCACTGTTCCTGGCTCTGGATTTGGACAGAAAGAAGGGTGAGTGAAAAACTTTCAGACTCAATTCATGTTCTTGTAAATTTCTTTTGTGTTTAACTTGGTTTCTTGTTTCCTTACAGGGTGTTTCATCTGAGGACAACGATTCTGCCTGCAGAAGAAGAGATGCCAGAGATTATGGAAAGTTTCAAGAAGTTTAATGATGAGTTCATGTCTCAGTACGGTGATAACTTTGGTTACTCAAGGATGTGAAAGAAAAGAGTTTGagatcacttcttcttcttaccgACATTATTATTATCAATGCACACTCTTCAAAAGCTATAGCCACTGGTCCTACTTTGTACAACTTTTCTTATGGTCTTAGAATCTTTTGTATCTAccgaaacaaacaaacataaacCATCTCATCAGTTTCAGTGATGTATTAAAATGTTCTATTTAGACATCTTTAAACAAAagagtttttatgttttttttttttttttgataatggTGGTATCCGAATGCTCCGTGGGGATCCGACTAGCACCTAAAGACCGTCCGGATGAATCTGAACCACTAACGGTCCGCCGGAGCCCGCCGAAGGCATCCACGAGGGCTGGTGATCACCCCATGTAAATCCCACCAGTGGCCAGCGTAGTTGGAAGTGTCCGTATCGAGCCCGAAGGCCCTCAAGAGCAACATCCGCCAACGGGGCTCGAACCCATGACTTCCCAGGTTGAGTACCACCACTGGACCACTAACGCGTggttgtttttatgtttttagccAAGCACGAATGACTAAAAGCATATTCGGAGATGAATTTGTATagagtttgtgaattttaagaGCTGGttgatttaagaaaaattacgtggattgtgaaaatttatatagattgatttatgaaatttgattataacttttttagattgatatagattttcatgaatttgtatttaccttttttctatcatttttttgccaagtaaatatataatttatttattttctaaatcatataacatgattctttactttttttctttcaaattaaaaaaaataataataatagtgacACATACAAAATTGGGCAATGATCAAAAgagatttcattaaaaaggtaaaagacTATTTTACCCATtgctttatagatatataaacaataaaaattataaaaaggttttttttttaatttggaattatatgtttataaattcgaactttttataaattttaataactttcgaattatttttatttttttgttagtttagaattatatttttcaaattcgaagtttttttaaaaaattcgattaaaaaaatctttttgaaattcaaaaatgctttttgaaactattttaaaaattttatttttaaattttcgtatttataaatataattatatattcaaaaatgataaaacaatataaatataattgtatattaaaatgtaaaagtatataaaattgttataaactATAGTATTGGAcatataattttgatttaaagtGCACAAGATATTTGGTAAGAATAgctattttgttttctaatttttatcacatagattttgaaaatcacatggatacatatgatattttgaaagttgactcttatgagtaaaaatgaataaaattcatctcccaataacactagatttagttaaaattagagaatcaataataactaaactttttgaatgaCAAATAATTtgaatgaattttgaaaattcttaaaccaataacaatgtaTTCTATTAAGACTTTTGAAATCCAAAAATCAATAACAATGGAAtctcaaaatttctaaaatacatGATAATTCATTAACCAATAACCCCCctagatttatattatcttcttttactaaaataagttttagaaaaaaatatattctaaattagatgatagttttaattttcaatgttaaatttattaaatttttattttatatgaccATTAATATTAGatgataaattaattaatgatgttttgcttataaaatgtaaaagaattatgtaaataatcctaaaacatcatctaGTAAAAAGTGGAGAGAATTATCAGACGAATTTACCCTGAATTAGAAAGCTTATCCAAAAGTATATTTAATGCGGAATAAAAGATATTGATTATTCCACTTGGTgaagttaaaaattaaataattatccAATTATTAGGTAGAGAATGATAACGAtcgtttatttttattaagcATTATGAAAACGAAGAGATATAAccctataattaaataatctttctttttgattttaattgtcGTTCTAGTTTTATGCATacagattaataaaacatatgattcaaaacaaaaacacaattaccaatacacctaaccatatttcaaccaatagaaaaataaaattgataatcttattaataaattttgcattgaaactctaatacgacacttattttgaaacgaatTTTTTTCTACAACGACAACTAAatcgaaacggagggagtaaagTACTTTCTCGGTTTCAAAATAATCCATGTTTTAGGATTTTCACACTTATAAATAAAACGTAATAAAACATATTCCTTCCATTCCTAAAAgtgaaattttctaaatttatttttttgttccaaaataatagattttctaaaattttaaggtacatttaataattaatgctgataaattgtatatttttaaaaaatattaattgaaaatatcagaattaattaaatactattggttgttaattattggaaaatatagtgatatcaataataaattcaattgtaaacatttattatattcttaatatgcgtgaatattctataaaatatttttttcagaaaCGAGGGAGTAATAAAACTTAGttattaatgcatagttttttttaattttatattttctatatttctaaACTAATAAGACTTCAAAAAATgcgtttaatatttttgaattttacaatttttcattactAATTGACAACAAATGCattggaaatataaaaaatacatagttttcgaaacaattttttttttctaaattgtgTAACTTtttgaaacggagggaatatatattatgaaaacgaagagatataattaaataaagtaTATCACATTATCACTATCGAATCTTTgattatatataaagtttatacACGGGAGAATAAAAGTAATCAccgttatatatattaaactaataattgaaaaatagaGTCCCCACCAGATCAAAATATTCCGcacctctttctttttcttgtctctttcttcttggTACGTTCTCCTTCCTCAGGACTCACGCTTCAATTAGATACAGttaaataaaccctaaactcaaaccttCTCTTCTTGTTCCTTTTCCAGAGAAAACTCTAGATAAAAACCTTTCCCGCTCAAAAGTTTTACCAGTTAAATTGTAATTAATAAAGGCCTATTTAGTATTTAATAACCCCTCTTATTTTTCCTTGTTTAGGTCATAAGTTTTCTTGGATCGGGCCATGGAAAAGTCTATTGCAGTGACGATCTCGGTGAAAGCTCTGGTTGATCCAAAACcggagaaagaagagaataaagaagaagaagatgggttCACAACTCCATCAGGGCCGCAGTTTAAAATTCCGCCGCCGGTTGTGTGTCCTCCGGCTCCGAGGCGCGACAGCTTCAAGCGGAAGAAGATCGACAAACGCCGGAAAAAATCTACCGGACGGAGGCTTACTTCAGTCAAAGCTCAAGACTTGAACACTGTCTTCACAAGAACACAGACATAGTTGAAGAAAGACTCTTGAGTTTTTTTCTTAGTGCGTACGTTAATGACTTGTTAACCGAAGAAATATCAGgggttttaattttattctaattatgtgttttttttgttacaacttTGTCTTGACCTCTttctttattgtatatttttttatataattagtcTTATCTATCATCGTATCATAGATGATGATGCAACTCATTCAGTTTGTAAACTTCATCATATACTTAATTTTCATCCTGCAAAACAAATAAGGTTGAAGAAAACGTACGAGTCTTTTGATCTAGAATCTTCTGACCATAACATGTTCggaactctctctctttcataCGTCAAGCGCTTCTTAGACGATGATGGTTATAAGTTCGGTGGAGATCACCGGGAGTCAGCTACTCCGGAGACAACACGGAAATATCCGGCATCTGAAATAACAAGAAGAACTTCACTTTCTCGTGATCTTCGTTATGGTTGAAAACGACAACCGATTccgaaaaatatcaaaaagccGATTAGCGGATTGTGCCGGATTTAATGGGTGGGAGAATTTAGTTTTGTAATAGACTGaatttggaaattttgttcAAACAAAGCTTGTAACCCGTTCTTCTATTATCCTTTTCGGGTGGAAGtttatatatagttaatatttttttaaaaaatggtacATTCTGTTTTCTCTCGAGACTTGAACTTGAATTCATAGTTTGATTCATTCTTCTCTTATTCCTATGCTGCATAACTATTTATCATAAATTTGTTTGCTTACAATGAACCGATTCAACTTAAGGAGATTCAATCTACCCatgtttcaatttttattttatttttggatttaaacATCCAAAATCAACACTAATTTGGTCaactagacaaaaaaaaaatcgtttcaATCCAATTCaactttttaaaacaaactaatGAAAAGCTTTAgagttttgaagaaaatattcaaaactagGGAAAGTTGACCCACATGGCCACACAACTACAACTACTTGAAGTCTAAATAGAGGTCTATATCATGTTTGGTAATGGTGAGTAAATTGAATAGTCAGAGCTTCGAGCTGAAAAGAATCCTATGCTTTATTACGTCAATAATTTCAGACTATATAATGTTATTT
This Brassica napus cultivar Da-Ae chromosome C6, Da-Ae, whole genome shotgun sequence DNA region includes the following protein-coding sequences:
- the LOC106406022 gene encoding glutamate--glyoxylate aminotransferase 2 codes for the protein MSLKALDYESLNENVKNCQYAVRGELYLRASELQKEGKKIIFTNVGNPHALGQKPLTFPRQVVALCQAPFLLDNPNVGMIFPADAIARAKHYLSLTSGGLGAYSDSRGLPGVRKEVAEFIQRRDGYPSDPELIFLTDGASKGVMQILNCIIRNQKDGILVPVPQYPLYSATISLLGGTLVPYYLEETDNWGLDVNNLRQSVAQARSQGITVRAMVIINPGNPTGQCLSEANLREILKFCCDERLVLLGDEVYQQNIYQDERPFISSKKVLMDMGAPLSKEVQLISFHTVSKGYWGECGQRGGYFEMTNIPPRTVEEIYKVASIALSPNVSAQIFMGLMVSPPKPGDISYDQFVRESKGILESLRRRARIMTDGFNSCKNVVCNFTEGAMYSFPQIKLPPKAIQAAKQAGKVPDVFYCLKLLEATGISTVPGSGFGQKEGVFHLRTTILPAEEEMPEIMESFKKFNDEFMSQYGDNFGYSRM